In Actinoplanes octamycinicus, the genomic window GCGTCGACCGCGTCGACCACCATCCGGATGTCCGCGGCGTTCTTGGTGTGGGTCAGCCGCGGGCAGTCGATCACCTCGAAGCCGGCGTTCACGAAGAACGGGCGGAACTGCGAGTAGTACAGCCGCTGCTGGGTGGCGCCGGTGTCCGGGTTGGGCACCCAGCCGCCCGGGTTCATGTAGCAGCGCAGGATCAGCCAGCGACGGGGGCCGTCCACGGTCAGCGACGTGGTCAGCCGGACCAACCACGAGGCCGGGTCCTTGGCGAACTGGATCGCCACGTCCGGGTCCTGCTTGATCAGTCCGCTGAACACGTTGTCGAAGTCCAGGTAGAGTGCGGCGCGTACGCGGGCCATGACCGTGAACCTACCGCGCCCGCGCCGCGCCGTCTCTCAGGCGAGCGATTATCCGATCTTGCGCCGGGCGCCGGCGCCGGAGACCAGCGCCACCCCGGCCGCGGCCAGGCCGACCTGCAGGCCCAGCTCGATCCAGTCGATGCCCGGCGTCTCGTCGACGCCGAAGAGCGCCGCGAGGAACGTGCCGAGGATCCCGGCCACCACGCCGACCAGCAGGGTGGCCCAGATCGGGATGCTCTGCTTGCCGGGCACCACCAGGCGGCCCAGCGCGCCGATGATCAGGCCGAAGACGATGCCGGTGAAGATGCCGTTGATTTCCATCTCAGCTCCTGTCCGTGCTCCGGGAAGGGGTGCCGCTCAGTCCACGTCGACGATCTCCCGGCCGAGCGGCCAGAACGCCACGGGGACCAGCTTGAAGTTGGCGATCCCGAACGGGATGCCGATGATCGTCACGCACAGCGCGATGCCGGCGGTCAGGTGCGCCAGCGCGATCCACCAGCCGAACAGGACCACCCAGAGGATGTTCGCCAGGCCGGAGCCGACCCCGGCGCCCGGGCGGGACACCACGGTGCGGCCGAACGGCCAGAGCGAGTAGAGCGCCAGGCGGCCCGCGGCGACGCCGAACGGGATGGTGATGATCAGGACGAAGCAGATCAGGGCCGCGAAGCCGTAGCCGATGGCGAGCAGGAAACCGCCGCCGAAGATGAACCACAGGACATTGAGGAGGAAGCGCACCCGCTCAGCATGAACCCGGGTGGCCACCCTTAGGGGTCAGCCGTTCCGCCAAGGTCGCACACTCCGGACGCCGGGCCGGGCCGGATCCCGGGTTGAGTGCTGTCGTGCAGCTCGCCCAGGTGCTCGACGTCCTCCAGGAACTCCACATCGCCGGCGGCCATCCGGAGATCGCCGAGGTGGCCCGGTTCGGCGCGGACGGTGTGCCCGGCGGGCCGTCGCCGGCCGGGCTGCGGATCCGCTACGTGACCGGGTCGGAGGCGTACCTGTGGGGTGCGGTCTGGCCGGGCGAGACGGCGATGCCGGTGCCGGAGGTGCTGCCACCGCCGAGCCGGCGCGCGATGCGGGCCGCGGCTTTCGCCGCGCGGCTGCTGGAGGCGGCCCGGCCGGCCGGCTTCCGGGCCTGGGAGCTGGTCGCGCTGCCCGATCTGGGACCGGTCGGCGAGCGCGGCAAGGTGCCGCTCGGCTTGCGGATCACCGCGGCTGACGGTACGTCCGTGCTGCTCCGCGCGACAGCGGCCGGCGGCCCCACGGTGGAGCCGGACACCGAGCCGTACCCGGACTACCGGATCCCCGGGACGGCTCGGTAGCCGCCGGTCCCGACCGTCCGCCGCTCATCGCCGCGCCGGCGCCGCCGGTGGTCGGTAACCGGTCAGGCGGGCTGTTCCCGGACCAGCTCGCGGGTGATCGAGGCGATGTCCCGGGCGCCGGTCAGGGCCATCGTCAGGTCCAGCTCGGCGACCACGTTGCGGATCACCTCGGCCACGCCGTGCGCGCCGGCCAGCGCGAAGCCGTACAGGTGCGGGCGGCCGAGCAGGACCGCGTCGGCGCCCAGGGCGAGCGCGGTGAAGACGTCCGCGCCGGTGCGGATCCCGCTGTCCAGCAGCAGCGTCGGCTCCGGCCCGAGCGCCGCCCGGATCTCCACCAGGGCGTCCAGCGACGCCACCGCGTTGTCCACCTGCCGCCCGCCGTGGTTCGACACCACCAGCGCGTCCACCCCGATCGCGAAGGCACGCCGGGCGTCCTCGACATCCAGGATCCCTTTGAGTACGACCGGAAGGCTGGTCCGCCGTTTCAGCGTGGCCAGGTGCTCCCAGCTGAGGCCGGGGTTGGAGTAGATGTCGAGGAACGTCTCGACGCTGGCCCGGGGCAGCGGCGACCGCAGGTTCGCCCAGAACGACCCCGGGTGGTTGCGGGACATCGCGAGCAGCGCCCGGATCGCGCCGAGCGTCACCTTCGGCCGCTCCTGCGGCTGCCGGGCCCGCTCCGCGGCGATCTCCTGGAACACCGGGTCGGAGGTGTACTGCGCGATGCCCAGGCCCTTGGCGAACGGCAGCGAGCCCAGGTTCAGGTCCTGCGGCCGCCAGCCCAGCACCGTGGTGTCCAGGGTGACCACCAGCGCGCCGGCGCCGATCGCCTCGGCCCGCGCGATCAGGCTGTCCACCAGCCGCTCGTCCTTGCTCCAGTAGAGCTGGAACCAGCGCGGCGTGTCGCCCATCGCGGCCGCGCACTCCTCCATCGGGTTGCAGCCCTGGTTGGAGAAGACGTACGGGGTCCCGGTCGCGGCCGCCCCGGTGGCGATCGCCAGGTCCGAGTCCTTGCCCATCAGCGCGCCGGCACCGACCGGGGCGAGCAGCAGCGGGCTGGTCAGCCGGGTGCCGAGCACCTCGGTGGACAGGTCCCGGTCGACCGCGCCGGCCGCCATCCGGGGCACGATCGCCCACCGGTCGAAGGCCGCCCGGTTGCGCCGCATGGTCCGCCCCTCGCCCGCGCCGCCGGCCACGTAGGCCCAGGCCTCGGCGCTGCTGGCGCGGCGCGCGCGGCGCTCCAGCTCGGCGAAGTCGGTCGGCACCACCGGGCGGCGGCCCAGCGTGCCGGCCCGGTAGACGGTCGACTGACGAACCAATCCGGCGTCCCGCATCGCCAGTCTCCTTAACTTGTCGTACCCGCTGCGTAGGCTGCGGTTCGTGAGGGGGGATCCGAGCATTCTGCACGTGGACCTGGATGCGATGTTCGCCGCGGTCGAGCAGCGCGACAAGGTCTCCCTGCGCGGAAAACCCGTGGTGGTCGGTGGGCTGGCCGGCCGGGGCGTGGTCGCCACCGCGTCGTACGAGGCGCGCGCCTTCGGCGTGCACTCGGCGATGCCGATGTCCCAGGCGCGCCGCCGCTCGCCGCCCGGCACCGCCTACCTGACGCCCCGCTTCGCGGCGTACAAGCGGACCAGCGAGGTGGTGATGCGCCTGCTCGGCGAGGTGTCGCCGCTGGTCGAGCAGGTCAGCATCGACGAGGCCTACGTCGACCTGGCGGTCACCGGCCACGACCTGAGCACCGCCGGGGTGACCGGGCTGGCCCGGCGGATCAAGGCGGAGATCGCCGCGGCCACCGGCGGGGTGACCGGCTCGATCGGCGCCGCCTCCTCCAAGCTGCTGGCGAAAATCGGTTCCGACCTGCACAAGCCGGACGGGCTCACGGTGGTGCCGGCCGGGCAGGAGCTGGCCGTGCTGCACCCGCTCCCGGTGAAACGGCTGGGCGGCGTCGGCCCGGCCACCGAGCAGCGGCTGCACCGCTCCGGCGTGCGCACCGTCGGCGACCTGGCCCGGGTGCCGCTGGACGACCTGATCGACTGGTTCGGGACGGCGCACGGGCACGGGCTGTTCCGGCTGGCCCGGGCACAGGACGACCGGCCGGTGGTGAGCGAGCGGGAGGCCAAGTCGGTGTCGGCGGAGGAGACGTTCGACGTCGACCTGACCGATCCGGTGCGGCTCAACCGGGAGCTGGACCTGCTGTCCGCGCGGGTGGCCGGGCGGTTGCGGGCCGGCGGGCTGACCGGCCGCACGGTGAACATCAAGGTGCGCCACCACGACTTCACCACGGTGACCCGGGCGGTCACCCGGGACCAGCCGACCGACGACGGGCGGCTGGTGGCGCAGCTGGCCCGGCGGCTGCTGGCCGAGGTGGACACGTCGGGCGGGATCCGGCTGCTCGGGGTCGGGGTGTCGACGCTGGCCGACTTCGCCCAGGACGACCTGTTCGCCGGCGCGTTCCCGGAGTTCGCCGCGACGCTCGCCGGGCCGGCCGAGTTCCCGGTGGCGGAGCCGGGCGCGGTGAGCGGCGGGGCGGGGGCCACGGCGGCGGCCGCGGTCGACCTGAGACCGGCGGTGGACGGGGAGCGGCCGGCTGATTCGGAGAGGGGCGCGACCACCGGAGGCGCCTTGGAGGGGCCGCCGCCGGTGTGGCGGACCGGGCAGGACGTGCGGCACGACGAGCACGGGGTCGGCTGGGTCTGGGGGAGTGGGCTCGGGCTGGTGACGGTGCGGTTCGAGGGGCCGCTGACCGGGCCGGGGCCGGTGCGGACGTTCCCGGTCGGGGATCCGCGGCTGCATCCCACCGACCCGCCGGACTGGACCGGGGCCGGGGCGGCCGGCGGCTGACGCGGCGGCGTGGGGGTCGAGCCACGGGACTGTGCCCAGGGCGTACGGCAAACGGGGGTTGATCTTGGGGGTGGGGTGACGGGGTGAGCCGGCGCGGTCTGCCGGGATGTGCGGATGGTGCTTCTCGGCGGGGTTGACCGGAAACGAGGGGTGTGGCGCGGGTTGGCAAGGCGATTTGCGGGGAGTACGAACAGTTCGAGTGCGTCCTCGCAGGAGGCCTGAATGACGACCACCGCACCACGTCCCGTCCAGACCCGGCCGCATCCGGTCCGCCGGTCGGTGCGCGGGTCGTGGCTGGCCCGGACCATCCGCACCACCGATGCCAAGCAGATCGGCATCATGTACATGGTCACCGCCTTCGGGTTCTTCGTCGTGGGCGGGTTCATGGCGCTGCTGATGCGCGCCGAGCTGGCCCGGCCGGGGATGCAGGTGGTCTCGCCGGAGCAGTACAACCAGCTGTTCACCATGCACGGCACGATCATGCTGCTGCTGTTCGCGACGCCGATCCTGTTCGCCTTCGCGAACTTCGTGGTGCCGATCCAGATCGGCGCGCCGGACGTGGCGTTCCCCCGGCTGAACGCGTTCGCCTACTGGCTGTACCTGTTCGGCGGGACGATCGCGGTGGCCGCGTTCGCGACACCCGGCGGCGCCGCCGACTACGGCTGGACCGCCTACGTGCCGCTCAGCGGCGGGGTGCACTCGCCCGGCATCGGCGGCAACATGTGGGTGGTCGGCCTGGCGCTGTCCGGGCTCGGCACCATCCTCGGCGCGGTCAACATGATCACCACGATCCTCTGCCTGCGCGCGCCCGGGATGACCATGTTCCGGATGCCGATCATGACGTGGAACATCCTGCTCACCAGCCTGCTGGTGGCGCTGGTCTTCCCGTTCCTGGCGGCGACGCTGTTCGCGCTGGCCGCCGACCGGATCCTGAACGCGCAGGTGTTCAACGTGAACACCGGCGGGCCGATGCTCTGGCAGCACCTGTTCTGGTTCTTCGGCCATCCCGAGGTCTACGTGGTGGCGCTGCCGTTCTTCGGGATCATCACCGAGGTGATCCCGGTGTTCAGCCGCAAGCCGGTGTTCGGCTACAAGCCGCTGGTCGCCGCCACGCTGCTGATCTCCGGGCTGTCGATGAGCGTGTGGGCGCACCACATGTTCGCCACCGGGCAGGTGCTGCTCCCGTTCTTCAGCCTGCTCAGCTACCTGATCGCGGTGCCCACCGGGATGAAGTTCTTCGTCTGGATCGGCACCATGTGGCGCGGGCAGATCTCCTTCGAGACGCCGATGATGTTCGCGCTCGGGTTCATGGTGACGTTCCTGCTCGGCGGGCTGACCGGGGTGCTGCTGGCGTCGCCGCCGGTCGACTTCCACGTGCACGACTCGTACTTCGTGGTGGCGCACTTCCACTACGTGCTGTTCGGGACGATCGTGTTCGCCGTCTTCTCCGGGATCTACTTCTGGTTCCCGAAGATGTTCGGGCGGATGCTCGACGACCGGCTCGGCAAGGTGCATTTCTGGCTGACCTTCATCGGCTTCCACATGACCTTCCTGGTGCAGCACTGGCTGGGCACCGAGGGGATGCCCCGGCGCTACGCCGACTACCTGTCCACCGACGGGTTCACCACGCTGAACACCTGGTCGACGATCGGCTCGTTCATCCTCGGGGCGGCGACGCTGCCGTTCCTCTACAACGTGTGGAAGTCGTACCGGGCGGGGCAGCCGGTGACCGTGGACGACCCGTGGGGGCACGGGAACTCGCTGGAGTGGGCCACCTCGTGCCCGCCGCCGCTGCGGAACTTCGACCGGATGCCGCGGATCCGGTCGGAGCGGCCGGCGTTCGACGCGAAGTTCCCGGAGCTGGCGGTGTCGGCGGAAGGCGGGACGCCGGAAGAGGGGTCGCTGGTGAAGGGGGAGAATCCGGCGCTCGACGACGACCCGAACGTGGCCCGGTCGTCCGGCGACAAATCGGTCCAAGACGGTAAATAGCAGCATTTGCCGGTATCACCGGATGGCGCGGGAGTGCGGAAGCGGCCGTAGCCGGACAGAGCGGGCGTCCGATGAAAGGTCGGACAGTTTCTCTCCACCGGTAAGGACGCTTCATGCCGCTCGGCCGCCCTCACTCCCTCAGCGCCGCCACCGCCGCCGCCCTCGCGGCCCTGACGGTGCCCGCGACACCCGCCGCGGCCGGCAGCGCCGCCTGCACCCTCGGGTCGTTCAGCGCCACCTCCCAGGCCGACCTCGCGAAGATCACCGTGCTCGACCCGGGACCGCTCGCCCCCGGCCTGCCGGCCCTCGCCGACGTCCGGCTCGCCCCGGCGCACAGCGACGTCGACACCGGCCGGCGGCTCGGCAAGACCCGGGCCACGGCCGGCTACGCCGACGGCCGGCTGCTCGGCATGCGCCTGCCCGGCCTGCCGCTGCGCGACGCCGAAGCCACCCACGTCGCCCCCGGCCAGCGGCCCGGTCCGGTCACCGTCGCGCTCGCCGCGCTGACCGCGGGCGGGCTGGCCGGGGCCGAGCTCGGCAAGGCCACCGCCGCGGCGAGCTGGGACGCCAAGTACCGGTGCGGCGGAATCGGTCCGCTGACCCGGGCGGCCACCATGGTGGAGGGGCTCAGCGTGCTCGGCGGGGGCGGCGCCGTACCGGCTCTCCGGACGGTCAGCGCCCGGACCAGCCTGCTCAAGATCGGGCCGACCGGCTCCACGCAGAGCGCCACCGACCTGGTCACGCTCGGGGGCGGGCGGGTCGGCGTGCGGTCCGGGGCCGGGCTGGCGCTCAGCGACCTGACCCTCTTCGGCGGGACCCCGCAGCAGATCACCGCGAAGGTGCTCACCCAGCCGACGCTGGAGGTGGTGGCCGGCGGCGACGAGAAGCACTCCACGGTCAGCTACCGGCCGGCCGCGCTCTCGGTCAGCTCGGCGGACGGGGCGGTGACCGGGCTGGACGGGGACCACACCAGCGTCTCGTTCAGCGTGCTCGGGCGGCTCGCCGAGAATCGGCCGGCCGCCCCGCTGGCGGTGCGGTTGTCGCTCGGTGAGCCGGTCCAGCGGGTCGCAGGGGCGTCGGCTTCGGCCTCGGTGGCTTCGCTGCGGGTCGAGGTGAGGGTGGGGGCGGCGCATCTGCTGGACGCGGCGATCGGGTATCTGTCGGTGGCGGCTACCGCGCCGAGCCGGGTGGGGGCTTCGGTGCCGCGTCAGCAGGTGTCCGATTCTGATTCGCCGTCCGACTCCTCTGCTCCCGGTTCGTCGCCCTCCTCCGAGGGTCCGGATTCCTCCGCCGGCGCTCCCGGCCACCGGTCGGCTCCGCGGGCCGTCGCCCAGCACACCTCGCCGGCCGATCCGGCTGCGGGCCGCGACGCGACCTCCGGTCCGCTCGTCGCCGGAGGCACCCCCGATTCGGGTACGCCCTCCGTCG contains:
- a CDS encoding alpha-hydroxy-acid oxidizing protein yields the protein MRDAGLVRQSTVYRAGTLGRRPVVPTDFAELERRARRASSAEAWAYVAGGAGEGRTMRRNRAAFDRWAIVPRMAAGAVDRDLSTEVLGTRLTSPLLLAPVGAGALMGKDSDLAIATGAAATGTPYVFSNQGCNPMEECAAAMGDTPRWFQLYWSKDERLVDSLIARAEAIGAGALVVTLDTTVLGWRPQDLNLGSLPFAKGLGIAQYTSDPVFQEIAAERARQPQERPKVTLGAIRALLAMSRNHPGSFWANLRSPLPRASVETFLDIYSNPGLSWEHLATLKRRTSLPVVLKGILDVEDARRAFAIGVDALVVSNHGGRQVDNAVASLDALVEIRAALGPEPTLLLDSGIRTGADVFTALALGADAVLLGRPHLYGFALAGAHGVAEVIRNVVAELDLTMALTGARDIASITRELVREQPA
- the ctaD gene encoding aa3-type cytochrome oxidase subunit I; amino-acid sequence: MTTTAPRPVQTRPHPVRRSVRGSWLARTIRTTDAKQIGIMYMVTAFGFFVVGGFMALLMRAELARPGMQVVSPEQYNQLFTMHGTIMLLLFATPILFAFANFVVPIQIGAPDVAFPRLNAFAYWLYLFGGTIAVAAFATPGGAADYGWTAYVPLSGGVHSPGIGGNMWVVGLALSGLGTILGAVNMITTILCLRAPGMTMFRMPIMTWNILLTSLLVALVFPFLAATLFALAADRILNAQVFNVNTGGPMLWQHLFWFFGHPEVYVVALPFFGIITEVIPVFSRKPVFGYKPLVAATLLISGLSMSVWAHHMFATGQVLLPFFSLLSYLIAVPTGMKFFVWIGTMWRGQISFETPMMFALGFMVTFLLGGLTGVLLASPPVDFHVHDSYFVVAHFHYVLFGTIVFAVFSGIYFWFPKMFGRMLDDRLGKVHFWLTFIGFHMTFLVQHWLGTEGMPRRYADYLSTDGFTTLNTWSTIGSFILGAATLPFLYNVWKSYRAGQPVTVDDPWGHGNSLEWATSCPPPLRNFDRMPRIRSERPAFDAKFPELAVSAEGGTPEEGSLVKGENPALDDDPNVARSSGDKSVQDGK
- a CDS encoding GlsB/YeaQ/YmgE family stress response membrane protein, whose product is MEINGIFTGIVFGLIIGALGRLVVPGKQSIPIWATLLVGVVAGILGTFLAALFGVDETPGIDWIELGLQVGLAAAGVALVSGAGARRKIG
- a CDS encoding DNA polymerase IV, with translation MRGDPSILHVDLDAMFAAVEQRDKVSLRGKPVVVGGLAGRGVVATASYEARAFGVHSAMPMSQARRRSPPGTAYLTPRFAAYKRTSEVVMRLLGEVSPLVEQVSIDEAYVDLAVTGHDLSTAGVTGLARRIKAEIAAATGGVTGSIGAASSKLLAKIGSDLHKPDGLTVVPAGQELAVLHPLPVKRLGGVGPATEQRLHRSGVRTVGDLARVPLDDLIDWFGTAHGHGLFRLARAQDDRPVVSEREAKSVSAEETFDVDLTDPVRLNRELDLLSARVAGRLRAGGLTGRTVNIKVRHHDFTTVTRAVTRDQPTDDGRLVAQLARRLLAEVDTSGGIRLLGVGVSTLADFAQDDLFAGAFPEFAATLAGPAEFPVAEPGAVSGGAGATAAAAVDLRPAVDGERPADSERGATTGGALEGPPPVWRTGQDVRHDEHGVGWVWGSGLGLVTVRFEGPLTGPGPVRTFPVGDPRLHPTDPPDWTGAGAAGG
- a CDS encoding YccF domain-containing protein, whose translation is MRFLLNVLWFIFGGGFLLAIGYGFAALICFVLIITIPFGVAAGRLALYSLWPFGRTVVSRPGAGVGSGLANILWVVLFGWWIALAHLTAGIALCVTIIGIPFGIANFKLVPVAFWPLGREIVDVD